One window from the genome of Grus americana isolate bGruAme1 chromosome 14, bGruAme1.mat, whole genome shotgun sequence encodes:
- the LOC129212999 gene encoding LOW QUALITY PROTEIN: protocadherin alpha-3-like (The sequence of the model RefSeq protein was modified relative to this genomic sequence to represent the inferred CDS: inserted 1 base in 1 codon; deleted 2 bases in 1 codon): MGVCWGPVLRVLVLQAAWALGGGQVRYSVPEEAKAGTVVGRLAQDLGLEAGEPEARRLRLVAQGRRASVEVSGASGALVVSSRLDREELCGKSAPCALRLEVLVERPLRVFHVELEVTDINDNAPLFPAARKNLSLSENSPPGSRFPLEGASDADIGANAQLSYTLSPSEHFTLDVKSSDENLKSLFLVLTKALDRETMAVHRLVVTASDGGRPALTGTVELVISVLDANDNAPQFNQSVYKVQLLESAAEGTLVARVNATDPDEGLNKEFSYSIISSVPAGNRDLFAIDPKTGEIRLRGALDFEDVRLHELQIEARDKGTPPLSGHCSLVVVVLDVNDNAPEVWVTSLSVPVPEDAAAGTVVALLSVSDRDSGANGRVRCAVWPASPFGLVATFAGSYSLVLREALDRERVSEYEVEVRAEDGGSPPLRASRGVRVPVSDVNDNAPSFAQAVYTVLARENNAAGAELARLWARDPDEAGNGRVSYSVAEGVVGGASSGVARRPASSYVSVDAESGRLWALQPLDYEELQVLQFEVRAVDAGEPPLCGNATVQLFVVDENDNAPALLPLAGGGPGVGAPVSAAPGPGSGALWAWAAWGAPAGQVVAKIRAVDADSGYNAWLRYELWEPRGKGPFRVGLYSGEVSTARALEEADGPRQRLVIVVRDHGEPARSATATLSVSLVEGAEAALAAAGSSSSSSSSLSGAGLRPAEGGASSASATNVWLVVAICAVSSLFLLAVVLYGASRWAPRAAVLSGPGPATLVCASEVGSWSYSQRQSRSLCVADGAGKSDLMVFSPNFPPPPPGPAAKETQPEPPALLDTVSGPPXPRPFLGPFSPDAPFSAAPWAGGGGSRARPPWARAVGAWRVLKDLNGAFASAFASLPGPPCSCFGEKSTKGIAAASSSYRPQRRFAALAVVD, encoded by the exons atggGCGTGTGTTGGGGGCCCGTGTTgcgggtgctggtgctgcaggcggCCTGGGCGCTGGGCGGCGGTCAGGTGCGGTACTCGGTGCCGGAGGAAGCCAAGGCCGGGACGGTGGTGGGGCGGCTGGCGCAGGACCTGGGCCTGGAGGCGGGCGAGCCGGAGGCGCGTCGGCTGCGTCTGGTGGCGCAGGGCCGTCGGGCGAGCGTGGAGGTGAGCGGGGCGAGCGGGGCGCTGGTGGTGAGCTCGCGGCTGGACCGGGAGGAGCTGTGCGGGAAGAGCGCGCCGTGCGCCCTGCgcctggaggtgctggtggagcGGCCGCTGCGCGTCTTCCACGTGGAGCTGGAGGTCACGGACATCAACGACAACGCCCCGCTCTTCCCCGCCGCACGCAAAAACCTCAGTTTATCGGAGAACTCTCCTCCCGGGTCTCGGTTCCCGCTGGAGGGCGCGTCGGATGCGGATATCGGAGCCAACGCGCAGCTCTCCTATACACTCAGCCCGAGCGAGCATTTTACGCTCGATGTTAAATCTTCTGATGAAAATCTAAAATCTCTGTTTTTGGTGCTCACGAAAGCTCTGGACCGCGAGACGATGGCTGTGCACCGTTTGGTGGTGACGGCGAGTGACGGGGGCCGTCCGGCGCTGACGGGCACGGTGGAGCTGGTGATCTCGGTGCTGGATGCGAACGACAACGCGCCCCAGTTCAACCAGTCGGTGTATAAagtgcagctgctggagagcgCTGCAGAGGGGACGCTGGTGGCGCGGGTGAACGCCACGGACCCGGACGAGGGTCTTAATAAGGAGTTTTCTTACAGCATCATCAGTTCGGTTCCTGCTGGTAACAGAGATCTGTTCGCCATTGATCCCAAGACGGGCGAGATCAGACTGAGGGGCGCCCTGGACTTTGAAGACGTTCGTTTACACGAGTTACAAATCGAAGCGAGAGACAAAGGGACGCCCCCTTTGTCGGGTCACTGCagcttggtggtggtggtgctggacgtgaacgacaacgcgccggAGGTGTGGGTGACGTCGCTGTCGGTGCCGGTGCCGGAGGACGCGGCGGCGGGGACGGTGGTGGCGCTGCTGAGCGTGTCGGACCGGGACTCGGGGGCGAACGGGCGGGTGCGCTGCGCGGTGTGGCCGGCGTCGCCGTTCGGGCTGGTGGCGACGTTCGCGGGCTCGTACTCGCTGGTGCTGCGGGAGGCGCTGGACCGGGAGCGGGTGTCGGAGTACGAGGTGGAGGTGCGGGCGGAGGACGGCGGGTCGCCGCCGCTGCGCGCCAGCCGCGGGGTGCGTGTGCCGGTGTCGGAcgtgaacgacaacgcgccgTCGTTCGCGCAGGCCGTGTACACGGTGCTGGCGCGGGAGAACAACGCGGCGGGCGCGGAGCTGGCGCGGCTGTGGGCGCGGGACCCGGACGAGGCGGGCAACGGTCGCGTGAGCTACTCGGTGGCGGAGGGCGTCGTCGGGGGCGCGTCGTCGGGCGTGGCGCGGCGGCCGGCGTCGAGCTACGTGTCGGTGGACGCGGAGAGCGGGCGGCTGTGGGCGCTGCAGCCGTTGGACTAcgaggagctgcaggtgctgcagttCGAGGTGCGGGCGGTGGACGCGGGGGAGCCGCCGCTGTGCGGCAACGCCACGGTGCAGCTCTTCGTGGTGGACgagaacgacaacgcgccggCGCTGCTGCCGCTTGCGGGCGGCGGTCCGGGCGTGGGGGCGCCGGTCTCGgcggcgccggggccgggctcgGGGGCGCTGTGGGCGTGGGCGGCGTGGGGGGCGCCGGCGGGGCAGGTGGTGGCGAAGATCCGCGCGGTGGACGCGGACTCGGGCTACAACGCGTGGCTGCGCTACGAGCTGTGGGAGCCGCGGGGGAAGGGCCCGTTCCGCGTGGGGCTGTACAGCGGCGAGGTGAGCACGGCGCGGGCGCTGGAGGAGGCGGACGGCCCGCGGCAGCGGCTGGTGATCGTGGTGCGGGACCACGGGGAGCCGGCGCGCTCGGCCACGGCCACGCTGAGCGTGTCGCTGGTGGAGGGCGCCGAGGCGGCGCTGGCGGCCGCGGgctcgtcgtcgtcgtcgtcgtcgtcgttgtcgggggcggggctgcggccggcGGAGGGCGGCGCGTCGTCGGCGTCGGCGACGAACGtgtggctggtggtggccatcTGCGCGGTGTCGAGCCTGTTCCTGCTGGCGGTGGTGCTGTACGGGGCGTCGCGGTGGGCGCCGCGGGCGGCCGTGCTGTCGGGGCCCGGGCCGGCGACGCTGGTGTGCGCCAGCGAAGTGGGGAGCTGGTCGTACTCGCAGCGCCAGAGCCGGAGCCTGTGCGTGGCGGACGGCGCGGGCAAGAGCGACCTGATGGTTTTCAGCCCCAActtcccgccgccgccgcccggccccgcggcgaaGGAGACGCAGCCGGAGCCGCCCGCTCTGCTGGACACGGTCAGTGGCCCTC TTCCTCGGCCCTTCCTCGGCCCTTTCTCGCCCGACGCCCCCTTCTCGGCCGCGCCCTGGGCAGGCGGTGGTGGGAGCCGGGCTCGGCCCCCGTGGGCG CGGGCGGTGGGTGCTTGGCGGGTGCTTAAGGATCTGAATGGCGCCTTTGCATCTGCCTTCGCGTCCTTGCCGGGGCCGCCCTGCTCTTGCTTTGGTGAAAAAAGCACGAAAGGTATTGCCGCAGCCAGCAGCAGTTACCGTCCGCAGCGGAGGtttgctgctctggct GTTGTGGATTGA
- the LOC129213000 gene encoding LOW QUALITY PROTEIN: protocadherin alpha-13-like (The sequence of the model RefSeq protein was modified relative to this genomic sequence to represent the inferred CDS: inserted 1 base in 1 codon; deleted 2 bases in 1 codon) — MGVCWGPVLRVLVLQAAWALGGGQVRYSVPEEAKAGTVVGRLAQDLGLEAGEPEARRLRLVAQGRRASVEVSGASGALVVSSRLDREELCGKSAPCALRLEVLVERPLRVFHVELEVTDINDNAPLFPAARKNLSLPENSPPGSRFPLEGASDADIGANAQLSYTLSPSEHFRIEEENSDSRSKSLFLVLTKALDRETMAVHRLVVTASDGGRPALTGTVELVISVLDVNDNAPQFNQSVYKVQLPESAAEGTLVARVNATDPDLGIYGDMTYEIDTFVPPSAVDVFSIDANSGEIRLRGALDFETVTFYDLHVKAKDKGWPPLSGHCKVVVDVLDVNDNAPEVWVTSLSVPVPEDAAAGTVVALLSVSDRDSGANGRVRCAVWPASPFGLVATFAGSYSLVLREALDRERVSEYEVEVRAEDGGSPPLRASRGVRVPVSDVNDNAPSFAQAVYTVLARENNAAGAELARLWARDPDEAGNGRVSYSVAEGVVGGASSGVARRPASSYVSVDAESGRLWALQPLDYEELQVLQFEVRAVDAGEPPLCGNATVQLFVVDENDNAPALLPLAGGGPGVGAPVSAASGPVSAASGPVSGALWAWAAWGAPAGQVVAKIRAVDADSGYNAWLRYELWEPRGKGPFRVGLYSGEVSTARALEEADGPRQRLVIVVRDHGEPARSATATLSVSLVEGAEAALAAAGSSSSSSSSLSGAGLRPAEGGASSASATNVWLVVAICAVSSLFLLAVVLYGASRWAPRAAVLSGPGPATLVCASEVGSWSYSQRQSRSLCVADGAGKSDLMVFSPNFPPPPPGPAAKETQPEPPALLDTVSGPPXPRPFLGPFSPDAPFSAAPWAGGGGSRARPPWARAVGAWRVLKDLNGAFASAFASLPGPPCSCFGEKSTKGIAAASSSYRPQRRFAALAVVD; from the exons atggGCGTGTGTTGGGGGCCCGTGTTgcgggtgctggtgctgcaggcggCCTGGGCGCTGGGCGGCGGTCAGGTGCGGTACTCGGTGCCGGAGGAAGCCAAGGCCGGGACGGTGGTGGGGCGGCTGGCGCAGGACCTGGGCCTGGAGGCGGGCGAGCCGGAGGCGCGTCGGCTGCGTCTGGTGGCGCAGGGCCGTCGGGCGAGCGTGGAGGTGAGCGGGGCGAGCGGGGCGCTGGTGGTGAGCTCGCGGCTGGACCGGGAGGAGCTGTGCGGGAAGAGCGCGCCGTGCGCCCTGCgcctggaggtgctggtggagcGGCCGCTGCGCGTCTTCCACGTGGAGCTGGAGGTCACGGACATCAACGACAACGCCCCGCTCTTCCCCGCCGCACGCAAAAACCTCAGTTTACCGGAGAACTCTCCTCCCGGGTCTCGGTTCCCGCTGGAGGGCGCGTCGGATGCGGATATCGGAGCCAACGCGCAGCTCTCCTATACACTCAGCCCCAGCGAGCATTTTAGaatagaggaagaaaacagtgacTCCCGGAGTAAATCCTTGTTTTTGGTGCTCACGAAAGCTCTGGACCGCGAGACGATGGCTGTGCACCGTTTGGTGGTGACGGCGAGTGACGGGGGCCGTCCGGCGCTGACGGGCACGGTGGAGCTGGTGATCTCGGTGCTGGATgtgaacgacaacgcgcccCAGTTCAACCAGTCGGTGTATAAAGTGCAGCTGCCGGAGAGCGCTGCAGAGGGGACGCTGGTGGCGCGGGTGAATGCCACGGATCCGGACTTGGGAATATACGGAGACATGACTTACGAAATTGATACTTTTGTTCCTCCATCTGCCGTGGATGTATTCAGTATCGATGCGAACAGCGGGGAGATCAGACTGAGGGGCGCCCTGGACTTCGAGACAGTTACTTTCTACGATCTGCACGTGAAGGCGAAAGACAAAGGGTGGCCCCCTTTGTCGGGTCACTGCAAGGTGGTGGTGGATGTACTGGAcgtgaacgacaacgcgccggAGGTGTGGGTGACGTCGCTGTCGGTGCCGGTGCCGGAGGACGCGGCGGCGGGGACGGTGGTGGCGCTGCTGAGCGTGTCGGACCGGGACTCGGGGGCGAACGGGCGGGTGCGCTGCGCGGTGTGGCCGGCGTCGCCGTTCGGGCTGGTGGCGACGTTCGCGGGCTCGTACTCGCTGGTGCTGCGGGAGGCGCTGGACCGGGAGCGGGTGTCGGAGTACGAGGTGGAGGTGCGGGCGGAGGACGGCGGGTCGCCGCCGCTGCGCGCCAGCCGCGGGGTGCGTGTGCCGGTGTCGGAcgtgaacgacaacgcgccgTCGTTCGCGCAGGCCGTGTACACGGTGCTGGCGCGGGAGAACAACGCGGCGGGCGCGGAGCTGGCGCGGCTGTGGGCGCGGGACCCGGACGAGGCGGGCAACGGTCGCGTGAGCTACTCGGTGGCGGAGGGCGTCGTCGGGGGCGCGTCGTCGGGCGTGGCGCGGCGGCCGGCGTCGAGCTACGTGTCGGTGGACGCGGAGAGCGGGCGGCTGTGGGCGCTGCAGCCGTTGGACTAcgaggagctgcaggtgctgcagttCGAGGTGCGGGCGGTGGACGCGGGGGAGCCGCCGCTGTGCGGCAACGCCACGGTGCAGCTCTTCGTGGTGGACgagaacgacaacgcgccggCGCTGCTGCCGCTTGCGGGCGGCGGTCCGGGCGTGGGGGCGCCGGTCTCGGCGGCGTCGGGGCCGGTCTCGGCGGCGTCGGGGCCGGTCTCGGGGGCGCTGTGGGCGTGGGCGGCGTGGGGGGCGCCGGCGGGGCAGGTGGTGGCGAAGATCCGCGCGGTGGACGCGGACTCGGGCTACAACGCGTGGCTGCGCTACGAGCTGTGGGAGCCGCGGGGGAAGGGCCCGTTCCGCGTGGGGCTGTACAGCGGCGAGGTGAGCACGGCGCGGGCGCTGGAGGAGGCGGACGGCCCGCGGCAGCGGCTGGTGATCGTGGTGCGGGACCACGGGGAGCCGGCGCGCTCGGCCACGGCCACGCTGAGCGTGTCGCTGGTGGAGGGCGCCGAGGCGGCGCTGGCGGCCGCGGgctcgtcgtcgtcgtcgtcgtcgtcgttgtcgggggcggggctgcggccggcGGAGGGCGGCGCGTCGTCGGCGTCGGCGACGAACGtgtggctggtggtggccatcTGCGCGGTGTCGAGCCTGTTCCTGCTGGCGGTGGTGCTGTACGGGGCGTCGCGGTGGGCGCCGCGGGCGGCCGTGCTGTCGGGGCCCGGGCCGGCGACGCTGGTGTGCGCCAGCGAAGTGGGGAGCTGGTCGTACTCGCAGCGCCAGAGCCGGAGCCTGTGCGTGGCGGACGGCGCGGGCAAGAGCGACCTGATGGTTTTCAGCCCCAActtcccgccgccgccgcccggccccgcggcgaaGGAGACGCAGCCGGAGCCGCCCGCTCTGCTGGACACGGTCAGTGGCCCTC TTCCTCGGCCCTTCCTCGGCCCTTTCTCGCCCGACGCCCCCTTCTCGGCCGCGCCCTGGGCAGGCGGTGGTGGGAGCCGGGCTCGGCCCCCGTGGGCG CGGGCGGTGGGTGCTTGGCGGGTGCTTAAGGATCTGAATGGCGCCTTTGCATCTGCCTTCGCGTCCTTGCCGGGGCCGCCCTGCTCTTGCTTTGGTGAAAAAAGCACGAAAGGTATTGCCGCAGCCAGCAGCAGTTACCGTCCGCAGCGGAGGtttgctgctctggct GTTGTGGATTGA